The genomic window GTGGAGTCGCATGAAGACCGATCTAGACATGAAGCCACATGGTGTGGTTGGACCTGAAGTCCTGGTAGGGCACACGAGGTTTCCGATACCCAGACCATACCCAGTCCGATTGCCGTGCATGATGGGGAACGGTGCGACTACCCAGTGAACCGTGAAGCGTGTTGGGCGTGCGACATGGGATGATCAGATTATCCCCGCGACACCATACGTCGTGTCGATGACATGTCTGTGTTGTTTCGCCGTCAACAAGGAAACTGATTTCTGAATACGCAATGTGAATCCTCTCGTACTTTACTTACCCTACAATCGGGCCTCAACATTCGACCTTGACCGATTCGCAGCCGCATCGCCAATGTGCCTGGGTGCTGCCTGCCTGATTCTCTGGTCACGCATGGAATTATCCGATTGTTGCCCAAAAAAATGACCAAGTCGCAGCTAGAAGAGGGCAGCTCCTTCCCATCAACAATCCATGGTCCTGCTCTAGTAAACTGAAGTTGTGGGGCCATTTTCAAGGAGACTCATCACTTATATGCAGAACAAACTTCCTCGATAAGACTTTCTCACAGTGTAGACCAGAAACAAGGGAAAGCCGTTTGTCGCACGAACGATATACCACTTTGTCTAGGTACTAAATCTAGTCTTTACAAAATAAAATGAAGCATCCATCTTGAGATTCTAAATCGCAGGGAATCCTTTCCATTCCAAAACAAATCTTCCTGCACCCAACATCATAGGTAATCTTTCACCGCATCGTAGAATGCATCCGGGTCCTCAAACATAGGAAGGTGTCCCGTTGAAGGCACAATCCTCAACTCGGCGTCGCCCTGGCCCAACAACCCCCTGAATccctccatggccttgactaCTGCACCTTTTGCATCAGTTTCCCCCACCACGAACAATCCAGGTACACTGCAGCTCTTCATGTCCGGCTTCATGTCGTAGTCCCATAGTGCCGTGCAGCTGTTTGCAAACCCGTCTACATCATTCCCTGCCAACATGTCTGTCATTTCCTGCGCGGGATTCTTTTTCTCCATGGTTGTAGGGTGAAACCAACGCTCCACGGTTTGAACGGCAAGTTTCTTGATACCCTGTCCGGCGTCGCCTTGCGCGATGGCAACGCGATCCTTCCATGCTTGTGTGTTGGCCGGGCTGGATGTGGCGTTGAAGTCGCAGGCGATGAACTTGCCAACGCGAGTGGGGTTCTTGATGGAAAAGTTAAGAGTAGTTGCACCACCCAGGGACACACCGATCAGGGCATGCAACTTGGGAATTCGGAGAGAATCTAGAATGAGTTTGAAGTCGTCCGTGATCATGTCGAGTGTTGCGGGAACCGGCGGTTGCGGGATGGCGTGTCGTCCGCGGGTATCGTAGCGGAGAATACGAAGATCTGGCCGGTTCTTTTTGAGGGTAGCAACAAAAGAATCCCACATGTGGAGGGACGTGAGAAGGGAGTTTGAGAACGCGACGGTGGGAGCGGTGGGAGAGGGGTTGCCTTCGAGGCGGTAGGGAATGTTCAGGGAGTCCTTGGTTGTGACGTATGACGATATGACAGGGTCGGAACCGGGCGTGGTTGTGGTTTTCCCGTCAGTGGACGTAAAGGCCGCAGAGGCGGGCAGTTCTGATAACGAGGCAAGGTCTCTAGGGCCAGATCCGAATACATAGAACAGAGACCACGTTTGCCGGCCTTTCGAGACGACATATTTGCTGAACACCTCTGTGCGCCATGGCGTATCCATAGAAGCTTTATGCTTCGCGCCTCCCAGGCCGTTCTGCTTTGTGTAGTCGTGTAAACAGAAATACACGACCTTTCCAGGGTCTTCTAGACTCGACGTCTTGAACAGCCGCGATCGCAGCCAGCCGGGCACTTTCGAAATCAACTCGGCGTGCTCTTGGACAAACCACTTCTGATACTGGTGTCCTGCTCCGTCGGCCTCGGACACAGTGATACTCACGGCCACGGTAACTatgccctcggcctcctcgtcTGTCAGAGTCTCGATGGATGTGAAGAGAGGCGATTGCTTGGTGTAGAGCAGATCGTAAAAGTAACGCTTGACGTCAACCTGGCCAATAGTGTTGGCTTCGCGGCTGGAGCGGTTTTCTCTCAGGGTAGTGTAAGTTTCCGTTTCAAGGTGGTTCATTGCCGTGACATCGTATACTGCCATGAAGGCAGGCTGGTCATCAGAAGTGGCTTTATAGCGAAGGCCATTGGGAAATATTTTGGGAAGCCGCAGACGAGTCGGACCGTGTTCATTATTGTACCACTCGTGGAATTGACTGAGTGAGAGGCCCGGCTTGGGGGTCATGGTTACGAGCAAGATACCGGGAGGAGACATTGTGACGGCTTGATGGAGCTCGAGGTTTGCTGGATGAGTTTGGGTTGGTTGAGTACGTGAATACAGTTGTACAAATCGGGCTGGATATGGAGGGAGGATGGCAATTGGCCGTTATGATGCTGTTGAAGATGAGACTCATCATGGACCTGGATATTTCATCCGCCAGTGGCAGTGGATCCGATGGATCGGGCTCAATCGGGTCGGCAATGGACTTCGGGTTTGTCGTCATTGCTGGCTGTTGAGGTGTGGAGGGGTGGAGGGGTAGAGGGGCAGAGCAGTTGGAGGGTTGAGGGGCAAAATGTTTACCCCACGGGTCTGGTCAAAGCATTGACAGCTTTTTTACATCTGCACGCTGTAACTTGCTTATTCCCAGCCCATTCATACCCTCCTGCTGCAATTGTACCTGCAGTAGGAAGCATGTTCGCGACACGATAAAACAGCCAGGCTTCTGGCCGTATTCAGGGCTATTTATCCCGCCCTCGAGACAAAAGCCACTCGATCATGGTCTCTTCGGAACATTCCAAGAGGAAAACAAGCTTCAAATAAGCAACCACGCTCTCGAAAAGTTGCAGCTGGTCGATACTTCTCGGAAAGCCAAGCCCATACCGTCAAAATAACCTCAATGCTTCCACTCTCGAAGAGTGTAGCGTGTGGCGCCGAGCTCACCATCCAGGACAAATGCGCGTGCTCCATGTTTGGTGGATTCTTTCAAATGTGAACCGACAACGTTGATTGTGATTTCTCTCGGTCCAATAGTCCCGGCGAGCATATTCTGTCTGATGGTAGCCGCATCTGGGCTGTCTCGACGATCCATGTCAGCGCACAAATGTTCAATGCCGATATGCTCGACCCGAAAGGACTGGCATATTCGTTCGCATTGCGTTCCCTTGCCAGATCCTGGTCCTGCGATAATTCCAGTAACTGCCGGCCTGGTTTCATCTGCATCCTCTGCATCTTGGCGCGTGCTGCATTGGGACGTCGACACGATGTGTAATAGCCCACAGAGATGCAACGAATATTGCAGgaaaataaagaaaagaaaataaaggGAAAAATCAGCCTCGGTCCCGTAATGCCCAGTGACGAATTTAGTCTTATTCCGTAAGGTTTAGCGCACGGGAGGCTACCGTGGGAGTAGAGAGCAGACCCGAGTCCCGTTGCTCATTGTTGTACCGAGTAATCTCTGGTGCGTATGCTCGCCAGGACGATATTTGATAAAGCATCTACCAGAAACTTCTGCGATACCAATCAGCTCTGTCATAAGGCCGAATAGCACGAGATTGGCCATGATCCGCCGTGGCGTGCATGGTTGCTTAACTTCATCACGGAATGACAAACCAATGGCTTCCGGCATGCCATGATGCCTAGTATCTACGCATTATCGACATCACTGAAGCGGGCAATCACCGTCTCCTGTTGCGGAATACGGAATACAAGAGGCGGCCATCAGACTCAAGACGTAGAGCGAGACCCGTGTATTCCTCTTGTTTCCTCCTAGTCAAAAGCGCAGAACATTCCAGACAGggcaccatcatcagccGCCAACTCGCTGCAGATATGCCTTCCACCCCTCGTCCCTGTACCTCTTGGCCGCGGCAACCGCATCCCCAGCCGCGTAGATGCCACGCCCAGCAATAATAAAGTCGGCGCCCCGGCCAACCGCCTCCGCGGGAGTCTGGTACTGCTGGCCGAGCTTGTCCCCACGACTCTCCAGATTAATCCCCgtggtgaagacgacaaagTCCTCGTCGGGCCCGCCATCCCGGGGCTGCACCGCCGTCAGGGCACGCGTGGCCACGAAGCCAAACGTGGACTCGGGGTGGCGGCGCGCCAGACGGACGCACTGGCTCGTGTACGAGCCCGTCGCCAGGCTTCCCCTGGACGTCATCTCCGCGAGCAGCAGGAAGCCGCGCTCGCCACGGAACGGGAAGCCAGGGTCCGTGACGGTCTGCGTGAGAgcgtcgacgatgccgtcgccgctgAGGATGCTGAGGTTCACAATGTCGGCCCACTCGGAAATGCGGAGGGCTCCGTTGTGGTACTGCTTCTGGACCGtgttgccaatgtcgacgagCTTGCGGTCTTCGAATATCATAAAGttgtgcttcttggccagcgtctTGAGACCGTGGATCGTGGCGTCGCCAAAGTCTCTCACGACATCGATGTGCGTCTTGAACACGGCGATGTACGGGCCTAGATCTGCGGGTCGCTTGCATCAGCTTCccggccttttttttttcttctcaaGTCGGCCTCATCCCGAACGAACCATCTGCGCATTGGAGCAAGCTTTCCGTTTCCTCGAGATCAGCCGAGACAACCAAGTTGGATTTCTTGAGCTCGGCGATTTCGAACAACTTCCGCGCAACGGGGTGCTGATGCGCGTGGCCTCTTTGGGCGTACGTTTTGCTCGACTGCGATGCCATTCTGTGTCGCTTCAAGACGCTGGCTCGGGATGTATGCGTTTGCTTGAAAGTAATTGCTAACACGAAAAGGAGTTTGGAAGAGAGAGGGTATTTGGTGGAAATtgcaaacttggcaagatGGGTGCAGTGAGGCAAAAAACTTATTTTGTTTCAATGCTGGTCCCTGACATGACTGGCAAAAGTTTGAGTGCGACCAGAGAGGCCTTGTGCCACTTTTTGTGGACAACCAGCGTCTAGTAATCCACACCAACGTTCTATTGTAAAAATTCGCAGCATACGCCGTCTGGATTGTTTCAAACGCCTTGCTTCATTCTCTTTGCTTCCATTTAAGCCTAGTGTGCAATGTAGCACTTCGAAACTTATTCAGCATAATGTTATGCGCTCCTTTCACCCCATCCGCTGCGGTGATAGTTTGCAGCCATGAGTCGCATTCCTCATTCCAACTCCATTCGTTAATTTGAGCACAATGAAGGCGAGATACACAAAGAGGGAATCGTATAAGAGGCAGGTTGTCAATTGCAAGAATAGCTCGCCCCTCAGAAGCCTCAAGATTATATGCACCAATATTGATTACAATTAGCAACCTGAATAGTAAATTTTGAGATATTCCCAGTAACATGATGTAGCCCACCAAGGCAAAGCCCCTACCCCAGAGACAACAACGCCAGGTTCAGTTACACAAAGATATGCGGATGGAATACAAATACAAGTTCGGACGTGTTGCGATTGTGCGATGGATCAGGTCATCATGTCGGAGAATGCAACCGTGAAAACGGCTTCCACATCAACTGCGATAATATGTTAGCTCACAGCGATGTCACAATTTTGCAAGCATCGTAGGTATGCTTACTCTTCATTCCGCGAATAGCTTCCAGCACATTTGCAAATCCGTCCAAAGTTGCTATAACGTCCTGCAGAGCGTGGCGGAGTTCATCCACTCGGCGCTCGaagctcgtcgtcatcatgtcGCCAGACTCTTGTTGATGCCTCAAATACAGTCGATAGAACTGCATCATCATTACGTAGCTGGCATGCATTGCACAGCACAAGATTGTCGGGGTCATTCGAGCTGGGACAGTAGTAAGGGTCTTGTCAGGGTACGGTAGCTTCTTCAGTTGCCGAGATACTTCCAACGCCGATTCTACGCACACCTCCGCAGCCTCATCAAATGTGAAAGGCGATGACTCGGGCGGGTTGGTCTGTGGAATGACATTGTCCGTGTCGGGAACAAAGTCTGGAGAACTCAAGTCGCAATGGTTCATGCTAAATAAAGGAATATCGGAAAATGCGTGATATCTATGCAGTCGAATTCTAGCACTATGACAAGCTCATGTCAGTATCGGCTGAAGGCGCCGGGGTCTAGTCAAGTTGGATTATTTCCTCTCTTCCAACAGTCATACCTGGAACTCCTAATGGCTGCAATACTGCGCATCGTTTTGGAAACAAGCGGCTCGCTCGCTGGGTCGTCGTTGGTAGGGTACCCTTTGGATCCCGGGCCAGTCTTGGCACGTTCAATCAATTGTACGGCTCGGGCATCCAGTGCTGCTATTTTCTCAGACTTTGAACGAAGTAAGTCTGGGTCGGGCTTTGCGCATGGCGGCACTCCGGCTGCTGCAAGCCGAACAGTCGCGAAAGACACCTGAAGAGACGCGATATACAACGGCCAGACCTGCGAGATTATAGTTAGTGCCTACTAGAACATGACTATGTAGCAGTCAAGACTCACCTCGGGATCACCTTGTATGGTGGGATATGGAGTGGTGTAGAGACTATCATCCTCCATGATAACGGATGCCTATTGAGCGGTCATTTTAGCAAGTCGGGAAGCGGAAAATCGGGAGCAATCGAGGAACAGAGACACGACTTACGCTCTGTCGAACAACGGAGCACAGTTGGGCTCGAAAATACTGTGCTATGTCAGTAAAAATGCCCACAATGAATCCTTGGATACAAAACCTACACTCATCCACCAGGCTCTCCTTTTGGCTTCAGAATATTCGTCCTCAAAACCGTCTAATTGATGGAGAGACATATTTCTTGCCATGATTAAGGCCTGACTAGCTCTTGTAGTCATTTTAAGCATATTTCCTCTTTGAGTATGCTCATAGTTACTTAGCAGCAGTAGTGCAAGCAGTCCTTCAAGCATCACTGGAGTTCTAGGATGTAACGGAAAGCGAGGGATTGGTTGGCCTTTAAAAGGAATTGGACTTGGGTGGCCACCAGGAGTGTCGTCAATGAGTTCAGAGTCGGACTCGACACATTCCAAAGCCAATTGGGCCAGTTTATGAGCTATTGATCTTCTGAGAGGTTCCTCGGTTGACATGACGGGCGTAGGTTCCTGGTCCGGAAAGGGGATCAGAGCCAACATGGCTGATATAGCCAGGGCCAGCGGCGAAGTCAAACTCAGAGGAAAGCATCCCTCAAGACTCGTGATCCGTATCGGATTATCAGGGGTAACAGGCCGAACGGGAGGCGGGAGGATTGGAAAGTACTGATGCAGGTAAATGTAGTAGGCATTCAATCTGTTCAGGGGTTAGCAAGGTTCTTTCCGGTGCGTTGGTGACAAGACGCAGCCAATGGTACACATACATAGCCTGCTCACTGTCATATATTCTGACAGCGTGTTGCACAAAGTCCTCAGCTCCAGATTCACTGGTTCCGAGACTGCCAGCACCATTCTGCAGATCCAACTCATCAAATGAGAGCAGCCTTAGTCCCGCGCCaggtgaggtgaggtgaTCAATCTCGCTcagaggaggagaagggaaaGCTGCAATTTGAGATTAGTTATAAACGCCCCGAGTATGGATGAGCTATCAGTCTTGATAAGCACTTACCGAGATCAGGTTGTTCATTGGAAGTAGGTTTCGCAGCCACATTTCTCTTCTTGCGTGAGCCTCCTCGGCGACTAGGCGTGTATGAGCATTCCCGGTTTCGAATTCGACACTAAAGCGTCCACAAATTAGCGTCTTGAACAACGCAAACACTGAGGAAtagccatgatggcttcgACGCACCCCGTGGCACGGCTGGTCCCCATCGCAGCGAATCCTCGATACGCGACTGTCATGTAATTGTTAGTACAAGGCTGATACAAGCCACCGGGCCTGACCTCAGTCTACAAAGAGAGAACGAACCAAGCCAGACATGCTAGTTTGACAGGTCCGCGACCTGCCTTCCGCTCCGGCTGACCCAACTTTGGCATCGCAATGGTTTGAGGTATCCTATTGAATAATTCAGATCAATATCGATGGTGGTTTGTAGAAGTCTCAGTTCGTCGAATGAGTCGTCAGATATAGAGGCTTTGTCATGATTTAAGTTCAAACACCGCGGCAtttggccatcatgaccTGACTGGGCAAATGACGCATAAATGTGGGGCGGCCTCCGGCCAAAACGGGCACCGCTTGTCGGTCGCGCCTTCCGTCCATATGGCCTGACATCACAAACATTGTGAAAGCAGACGCCGAATCGTCTTACGATGCGACGACAATATTGATTATGcggttcttttttttttcaaagtGCTGGTTTCAATATATACCATGTTTTCATGAAAACGCTCATCACGTATTCCGATCTTCAATTCAGTCTATTCAAGTCTGGATAGAATTGCCACAATGCCCGAGGCGCCTGCGTCACGAACCCCTTACCAAAGCTAGACTTGATCAGAGATTCACAGCCGGCCTCAGCTTTGGAACGAGAGAAGGAGGCGCAGACGATCGAGCCCCAACCTCAACTTCAAGCGTCAACGGCTGATCCACGGCTTTTGTCAAGGCTTCCACCCCATTGTAAGCTAACTCCTTCGGCGACTCATGGCACCAACCGTCACTAACAAGCGGAGGCTCAAAGATGGTTCACCAACAAGGGCACGGGCATCGTGTCCATTCTGCTCCACAGCCTCCCACTTGGCAACACGAATTTATACTGGATATCGCTCGTCATACTCGCGCTGAATGTGTTGCCGTTTGTCTTGATTTCCATCATAACGATTGACGAGGACTGTGGGCAATTACATGATGCAACACCCAGTTGTGTCTCTATTTTTGGGTGCTATACCCGTGGAGTTGCTACAATTATTATAATGATTGTACTTGTTTGTGTACCAGCGTGGGGTAACTGGGCTCTCGAAATGGTATTTCGCCCACAAAGAAACCCCTTTCACCCACCACAATAAAGTTGGCCTCCTCGTACCGGGTTCTGTGTTGGATTGACACTGTTTTATCCGTCCTAGTATGCTATTTGGTGCCGTTCCTCAAGTAAGTTGGGCTTTTCAGCTACATCTTGGCTATTTGACACTTCTTTTTCCGTAAGCTAATacaacatggccagcatgcATGTTCATGGCCAAACTACCCTCCATAACAGCAGTGTGGCGTCCGTCCGCCAGATGTGCAACAATAGCGCAAGCTTTCGCTGAATTGAATCAGAGGCACTGGCGAATTAACTTGTTATATAGGCCACGTTGTGCATTGCGGCTTTGCTTTGGGTCCTGGTTGGCGTTCTTACCATCCACGGCTCCATGGACGGCCACATCTTCGTCGCGCCTAATCTCGATAATGACAACAATAGCTGCCGCTGAAGAAACTCTCTTACAGTATAAgcatatatgtatgtatatgaTTTGGAAATGACATCATTTCGGCCCCATAATGTCGACTCGTTGAATGCAACATCGAGCTTCACCTGATGCAATCGGCGTCTTGCTCGTACGGTTTCTTTGTATGAATTGGAGACCGAATCTTTCTGAAATAGGACCGATATCGTACTGGGTGCATCGGAGTACCCAATAGATTATGGCACATAACAGGCCCATCTAGTGGTATACAGTGGCTCTACGATATGATCGATTCGTCGCTGCATCAAAATATAACGACGGACAATACATCAAGTTTAGCAATATATAC from Metarhizium brunneum chromosome 2, complete sequence includes these protein-coding regions:
- the pyrG_0 gene encoding Orotidine 5'-phosphate decarboxylase; the protein is MASQSSKTYAQRGHAHQHPVARKLFEIAELKKSNLVVSADLEETESLLQCADDLGPYIAVFKTHIDVVRDFGDATIHGLKTLAKKHNFMIFEDRKLVDIGNTVQKQYHNGALRISEWADIVNLSILSGDGIVDALTQTVTDPGFPFRGERGFLLLAEMTSRGSLATGSYTSQCVRLARRHPESTFGFVATRALTAVQPRDGGPDEDFVVFTTGINLESRGDKLGQQYQTPAEAVGRGADFIIAGRGIYAAGDAVAAAKRYRDEGWKAYLQRVGG
- the catD gene encoding 3-oxoadipate enol-lactonase 2, which codes for MSPPGILLVTMTPKPGLSLSQFHEWYNNEHGPTRLRLPKIFPNGLRYKATSDDQPAFMAVYDVTAMNHLETETYTTLRENRSSREANTIGQVDVKRYFYDLLYTKQSPLFTSIETLTDEEAEGIVTVAVSITVSEADGAGHQYQKWFVQEHAELISKVPGWLRSRLFKTSSLEDPGKVVYFCLHDYTKQNGLGGAKHKASMDTPWRTEVFSKYVVSKGRQTWSLFYVFGSGPRDLASLSELPASAAFTSTDGKTTTTPGSDPVISSYVTTKDSLNIPYRLEGNPSPTAPTVAFSNSLLTSLHMWDSFVATLKKNRPDLRILRYDTRGRHAIPQPPVPATLDMITDDFKLILDSLRIPKLHALIGVSLGGATTLNFSIKNPTRVGKFIACDFNATSSPANTQAWKDRVAIAQGDAGQGIKKLAVQTVERWFHPTTMEKKNPAQEMTDMLAGNDVDGFANSCTALWDYDMKPDMKSCSVPGLFVVGETDAKGAVVKAMEGFRGLLGQGDAELRIVPSTGHLPMFEDPDAFYDAVKDYL